The Marivivens sp. LCG002 genome contains a region encoding:
- a CDS encoding class I SAM-dependent RNA methyltransferase, with the protein MQLIKSLTHNALGRTEDGELVARVLPDEEVDVLEDGTARILKPSPDRVAPPCRHFKACGGCALQHASDRFVAEWKASVVQKALAAQGIDFAPEHVETSPANSRRRAKFSGKRTKKGAMVGFHAKGSGTIVEIPDCKLLTPELIALIPTLEALTVAAASRKGEIDITVIQSEAGPDIHVETDKELTEAIRIEMAEFARIHNIARLVWKDEPIVTMNPPEQRFGAARVVPPPGSFLQATKAGEAALQSFVIETVGKAPSVIDLFSGCGTFSLPLAKTAEVHAVEGVREMLAALDRGWREASGLKLVTTETRDLFRRPLEPDELARFKAIVIDPPRAGAEAQIEAITRSAVPVVAMVSCNPVTFARDAKTLVDAGWKLERLIVVDQFRWSSHVEIAGAFTRS; encoded by the coding sequence ATGCAACTCATCAAGTCACTCACGCACAACGCTCTTGGCCGCACCGAAGACGGCGAACTCGTCGCGCGGGTGCTTCCCGACGAGGAAGTTGACGTCCTTGAAGATGGCACCGCACGTATTCTCAAGCCTTCGCCAGATCGCGTTGCTCCACCTTGTCGACATTTCAAGGCTTGTGGGGGCTGCGCACTTCAACATGCCTCTGATCGGTTTGTTGCGGAATGGAAAGCATCGGTTGTTCAAAAGGCACTTGCGGCTCAGGGGATCGATTTTGCACCGGAACATGTCGAGACATCGCCTGCAAATTCGCGTCGTCGGGCCAAGTTTTCCGGCAAGCGCACGAAAAAGGGCGCGATGGTCGGTTTTCATGCCAAAGGTTCGGGCACCATTGTCGAAATTCCCGACTGCAAGCTTCTGACGCCCGAATTGATCGCTCTCATTCCGACGCTTGAGGCCCTTACTGTCGCGGCTGCATCGCGGAAGGGCGAGATCGATATTACGGTCATTCAAAGCGAAGCGGGTCCCGATATTCATGTCGAAACCGACAAAGAGCTGACCGAGGCTATTCGCATCGAGATGGCAGAATTTGCGCGCATCCATAATATCGCCCGTTTGGTCTGGAAGGATGAGCCAATCGTCACCATGAACCCGCCCGAGCAGCGTTTTGGAGCAGCGCGTGTCGTTCCTCCGCCGGGTTCATTCCTTCAGGCGACCAAGGCGGGTGAGGCGGCGCTTCAATCCTTTGTCATCGAAACCGTCGGCAAAGCGCCGAGCGTTATCGATTTGTTTTCGGGTTGTGGAACTTTTTCGCTTCCTCTCGCCAAAACTGCAGAAGTTCATGCGGTCGAAGGCGTTCGTGAAATGCTCGCCGCTCTTGATCGTGGTTGGCGCGAGGCAAGCGGCCTCAAACTTGTGACGACCGAAACGCGGGATCTTTTCCGCAGGCCGTTGGAACCTGACGAACTTGCGCGCTTCAAAGCGATCGTGATTGATCCTCCTCGAGCAGGAGCCGAAGCCCAGATCGAAGCCATCACACGCTCCGCCGTGCCCGTTGTCGCGATGGTATCTTGTAACCCCGTTACATTCGCACGCGACGCCAAGACGCTTGTCGATGCGGGGTGGAAACTTGAGCGGTTGATCGTCGTCGATCAGTTCCGTTGGTCGTCACACGTCGAGATTGCAGGTGCATTCACACGCTCGTGA
- a CDS encoding CCA tRNA nucleotidyltransferase, with amino-acid sequence MFEDAGFEAFFVGGCVRNALLKQPVSDFDISTSATPEQILSLAESVGIKAVPTGIDHGTITLVEDGIPFEVTTYRKDVETDGRHAVVAFAETMQEDAARRDFTMNALYANSKGDVFDPIGGLPDLEQGIVRFIGNPEDRIREDYLRILRFFRFSAWYGNADQGIDAEALAACAEHQDGIEALSAERIGNEMRKLLAAPDPAPVLGSMGASGILARVLPGAAPVTLAILVHLATEAVPDPMLRLAALGGQDAKERLRLSNSEAKRVDLYQAEALGSKAPAELAYRYGLETARSIMVLRFAFFQNPLPAIEDDLALGASASFPIKAQELLGQYEGHALGERLRTLEAAWIESGFTLSKDALLAL; translated from the coding sequence ATGTTCGAGGATGCTGGGTTCGAAGCCTTTTTTGTCGGGGGCTGTGTGCGCAACGCCTTGCTCAAGCAGCCTGTGTCGGACTTCGATATTTCGACCTCTGCGACGCCTGAGCAGATACTATCGCTGGCCGAATCTGTTGGAATAAAAGCCGTTCCGACGGGTATCGATCACGGCACGATCACTCTTGTAGAAGACGGCATTCCTTTTGAGGTCACGACCTATCGCAAGGATGTCGAGACCGATGGCCGACATGCCGTCGTTGCATTCGCAGAAACGATGCAAGAGGATGCTGCGCGCCGCGATTTCACCATGAATGCTCTTTATGCAAATTCCAAAGGCGACGTTTTCGATCCTATAGGGGGCTTGCCTGATCTTGAGCAGGGCATCGTTCGCTTTATCGGCAACCCTGAGGATCGAATTCGCGAGGACTACCTCAGGATACTCAGGTTTTTTCGCTTCTCCGCGTGGTATGGTAATGCCGACCAGGGGATAGACGCAGAGGCTCTTGCCGCCTGTGCCGAACATCAGGATGGTATCGAAGCTCTTTCCGCCGAGCGGATTGGGAACGAGATGCGGAAACTCTTGGCAGCGCCCGATCCTGCGCCTGTGCTTGGATCCATGGGCGCTTCGGGAATCCTGGCGCGCGTGTTGCCGGGAGCAGCCCCCGTCACGCTGGCAATTCTCGTCCACCTCGCGACCGAAGCCGTTCCAGATCCGATGTTGCGTCTTGCAGCGCTTGGGGGTCAGGACGCCAAAGAGCGTTTGCGTCTGAGCAACTCCGAGGCAAAACGTGTCGACCTTTATCAAGCAGAGGCGTTAGGGAGCAAGGCTCCTGCCGAGCTCGCTTATCGGTATGGTCTCGAGACCGCTCGGTCCATAATGGTTCTTCGTTTCGCCTTTTTTCAGAATCCGTTACCGGCAATCGAAGATGATCTTGCGCTTGGCGCATCCGCGAGTTTCCCGATCAAGGCACAAGAGCTTCTTGGTCAGTACGAGGGTCACGCGCTGGGCGAGCGTTTGCGGACCCTTGAAGCCGCGTGGATCGAATCCGGGTTCACGCTTTCCAAAGACGCCCTTCTTGCACTCTGA
- a CDS encoding CoA pyrophosphatase, which produces MNKPDLRQILLSALAKRGDSSSDFDLNPGIRLPAGRTPRQAAVLVAFNESDGSLILTKRSAHLKHHPGQIAFPGGRRDDTDADLEATALREAHEEIGLVPSNVEVLGCLPTHETVSNYIATPVVALVKEPFVFEPEAGEVEEAFTVPFDHVTNPSNFRVEGRRWQGQKRFYFTVPYGPYYIWGATALILRRFAERLDQ; this is translated from the coding sequence ATGAACAAGCCTGATTTAAGACAGATTTTGCTGAGCGCCCTTGCCAAACGGGGCGACAGCTCTTCTGACTTTGATCTCAACCCCGGTATCCGCCTTCCTGCGGGGCGGACACCGAGACAGGCTGCAGTTCTTGTAGCATTCAACGAAAGCGACGGTTCACTGATCCTCACCAAGAGGTCAGCACATCTCAAACATCATCCGGGGCAAATCGCATTTCCCGGTGGTCGTCGTGACGATACGGATGCGGATCTGGAAGCAACCGCGCTGCGCGAGGCCCATGAAGAAATCGGCCTCGTGCCTTCGAACGTCGAAGTGCTGGGTTGCCTTCCGACCCATGAAACCGTTTCGAACTATATCGCGACGCCGGTTGTCGCCCTTGTAAAAGAACCCTTCGTCTTCGAACCCGAAGCGGGCGAAGTTGAAGAAGCTTTTACCGTCCCGTTCGATCACGTCACCAACCCATCGAATTTTCGTGTAGAAGGCAGACGCTGGCAGGGGCAAAAGCGGTTTTACTTCACTGTACCCTACGGCCCTTATTATATTTGGGGTGCGACCGCTCTCATCCTGCGCCGCTTTGCCGAACGGTTGGATCAATGA
- a CDS encoding Hsp33 family molecular chaperone HslO, whose amino-acid sequence MSLGSQLAWDDTVLPFQLDRSDIRGRVARLDGLLQQVLAQHDYPPQIEALIAEMCLLTALIGQTIKLRWKLSLQVRGSGSVRLIATDYYGPTDDGEPARIRAYASFDREALDPNQDTFTQIGQGYFAILIDQGKGMTPYQGITPIAGGSLSKCAETYFAQSEQIPTRFELSFGTSQMPGQDAHWRAGGVMLQHMPKASPFAKGEEATGEDGLLAATDLLDEDEGENWTRANVLLDTVEQLELIGPTVQPTELLLRLFHEETPRVFDAQTVKFGCTCSEERVRESLSIYSAKDIRHMTTEEGIVTADCQFCGSHYEFDPATLGFEATEKPDEQA is encoded by the coding sequence ATGTCGCTCGGCTCGCAGCTCGCTTGGGATGATACCGTCCTGCCATTTCAACTAGACCGCTCGGATATTCGGGGGCGGGTCGCGCGGCTCGATGGTCTGTTGCAGCAGGTGCTGGCCCAGCACGATTACCCGCCGCAAATCGAAGCCTTGATCGCCGAGATGTGTCTATTGACCGCGCTCATCGGTCAAACCATCAAGCTGCGCTGGAAGCTCTCTCTCCAAGTGCGTGGTAGCGGTTCCGTGCGGCTTATCGCGACCGATTATTATGGGCCGACCGATGATGGCGAGCCTGCTCGCATCCGCGCTTACGCGTCATTCGATCGAGAGGCGCTTGATCCGAACCAGGATACTTTCACCCAAATCGGCCAAGGCTATTTTGCGATCCTGATCGATCAGGGCAAAGGCATGACCCCTTATCAAGGCATCACGCCGATTGCGGGCGGCTCTTTGTCGAAATGTGCTGAAACATACTTCGCCCAGTCCGAGCAAATCCCGACCCGTTTCGAGTTGAGCTTCGGGACATCACAAATGCCTGGGCAAGATGCGCATTGGCGTGCTGGGGGTGTCATGCTCCAGCATATGCCCAAGGCGTCGCCCTTTGCCAAAGGAGAAGAAGCAACAGGAGAAGACGGTCTCTTGGCTGCGACAGATCTCCTCGACGAGGATGAAGGTGAAAACTGGACCCGTGCAAATGTGCTTCTCGATACGGTCGAACAACTCGAATTGATCGGCCCGACGGTCCAGCCGACCGAACTTCTTTTGCGTTTGTTCCACGAAGAAACCCCTAGGGTCTTTGATGCGCAGACAGTAAAATTCGGCTGCACCTGTTCGGAAGAGCGCGTTCGCGAAAGCCTTTCGATCTATTCGGCCAAGGATATTCGTCACATGACGACCGAAGAAGGTATTGTGACCGCCGATTGTCAGTTCTGTGGTTCGCATTACGAGTTCGATCCTGCTACTCTCGGATTTGAAGCAACCGAGAAGCCGGATGAACAAGCCTGA
- a CDS encoding NUDIX hydrolase — protein sequence MRRFGEPVISGQKYTVRPGVYVILPRQGRLLLTKQDGEVQLPGGGIDRGESPLQALHREVFEETGWRIADPLKVGVYQRFCYMPDYDLWAKKVCHIYIARPILKLGAPTELGHQAVWVEKALAEIVLANSGDRAFVASL from the coding sequence ATGAGGCGCTTCGGAGAACCCGTAATTTCGGGTCAAAAATACACCGTTCGCCCCGGAGTATATGTCATTCTACCGCGCCAAGGGCGTCTCTTGCTCACCAAACAGGACGGTGAGGTTCAACTCCCCGGTGGCGGTATCGACCGCGGGGAGTCACCTCTTCAAGCGCTTCACCGAGAGGTATTCGAAGAAACAGGCTGGCGCATCGCCGATCCGCTCAAAGTAGGCGTTTATCAGCGTTTCTGCTATATGCCCGATTATGATCTCTGGGCGAAAAAAGTGTGCCACATCTATATCGCGCGCCCGATCCTGAAACTCGGCGCCCCGACCGAACTCGGTCACCAGGCCGTTTGGGTCGAAAAAGCCCTTGCAGAAATCGTGCTCGCAAATTCAGGCGATCGCGCCTTTGTCGCCTCGCTCTAG
- a CDS encoding argininosuccinate synthase, which produces MSAPKKVVLAYSGGLDTSIILKWLQTEYGCEVVTFTADLGQGEELEPARKKAELLGIKPENIFIEDVREEFVKDFVFPMFRANAVYEGLYLLGTSIARPLISKRLVEIAEMTGADAVAHGATGKGNDQVRFELSAYALNPAIKVIAPWREWDLTSRTKLIEFAEEHQIPIAKDKRGEAPFSVDANLLHTSSEGKALENPADQAPEYVYQRTVSPEEAPDTPEFIEVTFEKGDAVAINGVEMSPATILTELNEYGRKHGIGRLDFVENRFVGMKSRGIYETPGGTILLEAHRGIEQITLDSGAGHLKDSIMPRYAELIYNGFWFSPEREMLQALIDKSQEHVTGTVRLKLYKGSASTVGRWSEYSLYSEKHVTFEEDAGAYDQKDAAGFIQLNALRLKLIATRNRRVKG; this is translated from the coding sequence ATGTCCGCCCCAAAGAAAGTCGTCCTCGCCTACTCCGGCGGCCTCGACACGTCGATCATTCTGAAGTGGCTCCAGACCGAATACGGTTGTGAGGTTGTCACCTTTACCGCCGACCTTGGTCAGGGCGAAGAGCTTGAGCCTGCGCGCAAAAAGGCAGAGCTGCTCGGCATCAAACCCGAAAACATCTTTATCGAAGACGTGCGCGAAGAATTCGTAAAGGACTTCGTCTTCCCGATGTTCCGTGCAAATGCCGTTTACGAAGGCCTTTATCTGCTCGGCACATCCATTGCACGTCCGCTGATTTCCAAGCGTCTTGTCGAGATCGCGGAAATGACCGGCGCCGACGCCGTTGCGCACGGCGCGACCGGCAAGGGCAACGATCAGGTTCGCTTCGAACTGTCGGCTTATGCGCTCAACCCCGCTATCAAGGTGATCGCACCCTGGCGCGAATGGGATCTGACCTCGCGCACCAAACTGATCGAATTCGCGGAAGAGCACCAGATTCCGATCGCCAAGGACAAGCGCGGCGAGGCTCCCTTCTCGGTTGACGCAAACCTGCTGCACACTTCGTCCGAAGGTAAAGCTCTCGAGAACCCTGCTGATCAGGCACCCGAATACGTCTACCAGCGCACCGTTTCTCCGGAAGAGGCACCAGACACCCCCGAGTTCATCGAAGTCACCTTTGAAAAGGGTGATGCGGTTGCGATCAACGGTGTCGAAATGTCGCCAGCAACGATCCTTACCGAGCTTAACGAATATGGCCGTAAGCATGGCATCGGGCGTCTTGATTTCGTCGAAAACCGCTTCGTCGGCATGAAGTCCCGCGGCATCTATGAAACACCGGGCGGCACGATCCTTCTTGAAGCGCACCGTGGTATCGAACAGATCACCCTTGATAGCGGTGCGGGTCACCTCAAGGATTCGATCATGCCGCGCTATGCCGAGCTGATCTATAACGGCTTCTGGTTCTCACCCGAGCGCGAAATGCTTCAGGCGCTTATCGACAAGAGCCAAGAACATGTTACGGGCACCGTCCGACTCAAGCTTTACAAAGGTTCGGCAAGCACCGTTGGCCGCTGGTCCGAATACTCGCTCTACTCCGAGAAGCACGTCACCTTTGAAGAAGACGCGGGCGCCTACGATCAGAAAGATGCCGCCGGCTTCATTCAGCTCAACGCGCTGCGTCTCAAGCTCATTGCAACGCGGAACCGCCGCGTCAAAGGCTGA
- a CDS encoding ribokinase, whose product MAIWNLGSINADIVYSVPHILAPGETLSSTGRAIYLGGKGANMSVAAARAGAQVHHIGAVGADGIWARDRLLEYGVDTRYIETIGDLTSQAIIAVADDGENTIIIQPGASTLIRLESVQAALSEAHTGDRVVCQNETNLQVETAALAKQMGLKVAYAAAPFSAKAVSDVIEFIDFLILNEVEARQLTEALGKTPQELGVRDVIITLGSRGAEWFETEHGIHKTFEAYKVEPVDTTGAGDTFTGYVLAGLDRGQPMEQALRTANRAGAIMVTRKGAADSIPDLHEVQTVRL is encoded by the coding sequence ATGGCGATCTGGAATTTAGGCTCTATCAATGCCGATATTGTCTATTCCGTGCCTCATATCCTCGCCCCGGGAGAAACTTTAAGTTCGACGGGGCGGGCGATCTATCTCGGCGGCAAGGGGGCGAATATGTCCGTTGCCGCCGCACGTGCGGGCGCTCAGGTCCACCACATCGGAGCGGTTGGTGCAGACGGGATATGGGCCCGCGATCGGCTTCTCGAATACGGTGTGGATACCCGATATATCGAAACGATCGGCGATTTGACCTCGCAAGCCATTATTGCTGTGGCTGACGATGGTGAGAATACGATCATCATCCAACCCGGTGCTTCGACATTGATCCGACTGGAATCCGTCCAGGCCGCGCTTTCCGAAGCGCATACAGGTGACCGTGTCGTTTGCCAGAACGAAACCAATCTTCAGGTTGAAACCGCCGCGCTTGCCAAGCAGATGGGTCTCAAAGTTGCCTATGCTGCGGCACCCTTCAGCGCAAAGGCCGTTTCGGATGTGATCGAGTTTATCGACTTTCTCATCCTGAACGAAGTCGAGGCGCGCCAGTTGACCGAGGCGCTGGGCAAGACGCCTCAGGAACTTGGTGTGCGTGACGTTATCATCACCTTGGGATCACGCGGTGCAGAATGGTTCGAAACCGAGCACGGCATTCACAAGACGTTTGAAGCCTACAAGGTCGAACCTGTTGATACGACGGGGGCAGGGGATACCTTTACGGGTTATGTCCTTGCAGGTCTTGATCGTGGTCAGCCGATGGAACAAGCGCTCAGGACCGCTAACCGCGCAGGCGCCATCATGGTAACCCGCAAAGGGGCTGCCGACTCGATCCCCGACCTGCATGAAGTCCAGACAGTTCGTCTCTGA
- a CDS encoding NADP-dependent malic enzyme, protein MAKARVTREDALTFHMDPTPGKWEVQATVPMTTQRDLSLAYSPGVAVPCEEIHANPETAYDYTNKGNLVAVISNGTAVLGLGNLGALASKPVMEGKSVLFKRFADVNSIDIELDTEDPDAFCNAVRLMGPTFGGINLEDIKAPECFIIEQRLKEEMDIPVFHDDQHGTAVICAAGLINALHISGKKIEDCKIVLNGAGAAGIACLELIKTMGAKQDNCIMCDTKGVIYQGRTEGMNQWKSAHAAVTDARTLEEAMKGADVFLGVSAKGAVTAEMVASMAPNPVIFAMANPDPEITPEEAHAVREDAIVATGRSDYPNQVNNVLGFPYLFRGALDINARAINDEMKIACAKALAELAREDVPDEVALAYGRKLGFGRDYIIPTPFDPRLIHRIPPAVARAGMDTGVARRPIVDMDAYEASLKARMDPTASILRGIQSRARAAQATIIFAEGDDPRVLRAAVQYQRNGLGKALVIGREAEVAELLTSEGLADAVSEIEVVNAKNTSHLSTYKSFLYDRLQRKGFDRSDIHRLAARDRHVFGALMLAHGHGDGLVTGATRKSAHVLELINHVFDASPSSGAVGISAIINKGRIVLIGDTLVHEWPSEEDLADIAERGADVARDLGLDPRVAFVSFSTFGYPVSERATKMNVAPKILDKRGVDFEYEGEMTVDVALNPRSAEHYPFSRLTGPANVLVVPARHSASISVKLMQEMGGATVIGPILAGVDKPIQICSTVSTVNDILNMAAIAACKVR, encoded by the coding sequence ATGGCGAAGGCTCGTGTCACACGCGAAGATGCGTTGACGTTTCATATGGACCCAACACCCGGTAAGTGGGAGGTCCAAGCGACCGTCCCGATGACAACCCAGCGCGATTTGTCGCTGGCGTATTCTCCTGGGGTTGCTGTTCCTTGTGAAGAGATCCATGCCAATCCGGAAACCGCATATGACTACACCAACAAGGGTAACCTTGTCGCTGTTATCTCGAACGGCACTGCGGTTCTTGGACTTGGAAACCTCGGTGCACTCGCATCCAAGCCGGTGATGGAGGGCAAGTCGGTTCTCTTCAAGCGTTTTGCTGATGTGAATTCAATTGATATCGAACTTGATACCGAGGATCCCGACGCGTTCTGCAATGCCGTTCGCCTCATGGGGCCGACCTTTGGCGGCATCAACCTCGAGGATATCAAGGCCCCCGAATGCTTCATCATCGAGCAACGTCTCAAGGAAGAGATGGACATTCCGGTCTTTCATGACGACCAGCACGGCACCGCCGTGATCTGTGCAGCGGGATTGATCAACGCACTGCACATCTCGGGTAAAAAGATCGAGGACTGCAAGATTGTTCTGAACGGTGCGGGTGCCGCTGGCATCGCCTGTCTCGAACTCATCAAGACGATGGGTGCCAAGCAGGATAATTGCATTATGTGCGACACCAAAGGCGTGATCTATCAGGGTCGCACCGAAGGCATGAACCAATGGAAGTCGGCGCATGCCGCCGTTACCGATGCGCGCACTCTCGAAGAAGCTATGAAGGGCGCGGACGTTTTCCTTGGTGTGTCGGCCAAAGGCGCCGTGACTGCCGAGATGGTTGCGAGCATGGCTCCGAATCCTGTCATTTTTGCGATGGCAAACCCCGATCCTGAAATTACCCCCGAAGAAGCACATGCAGTTCGCGAGGATGCGATCGTCGCCACTGGTCGTTCGGATTATCCGAACCAAGTGAACAACGTTCTCGGTTTCCCCTATTTGTTCCGCGGTGCACTTGATATCAATGCTCGTGCGATCAATGACGAGATGAAAATCGCTTGTGCAAAAGCTCTCGCAGAACTTGCGCGCGAAGATGTTCCTGATGAAGTCGCTCTGGCCTATGGCCGAAAGCTTGGATTTGGTCGCGATTACATCATTCCGACGCCCTTCGATCCGCGCCTGATCCATCGAATCCCGCCCGCAGTCGCTCGGGCAGGCATGGATACGGGGGTGGCACGTCGTCCGATCGTAGATATGGACGCCTACGAAGCGTCGCTCAAGGCGCGCATGGACCCGACAGCGAGCATTCTGCGCGGAATTCAGTCCCGAGCCCGCGCAGCTCAGGCAACGATTATTTTTGCCGAAGGCGACGATCCTCGCGTTTTGCGTGCTGCTGTTCAGTATCAACGCAACGGTCTTGGCAAGGCTCTTGTCATCGGCCGCGAAGCCGAAGTGGCCGAGCTTTTGACATCCGAAGGACTTGCCGACGCAGTCAGCGAGATCGAAGTCGTCAACGCAAAGAACACCTCGCATTTAAGCACCTACAAGTCGTTCCTCTATGACCGTCTTCAGCGGAAAGGGTTCGACCGCTCCGATATTCACCGTCTTGCGGCCCGAGACCGTCATGTCTTTGGCGCGTTGATGCTTGCACATGGTCACGGTGACGGTCTGGTGACGGGCGCTACCCGTAAATCAGCGCATGTTCTTGAGCTCATCAATCATGTGTTTGACGCATCTCCCTCTTCGGGAGCAGTCGGGATTTCTGCGATCATCAACAAGGGCCGTATCGTTCTGATCGGCGATACGCTTGTGCATGAATGGCCAAGCGAAGAGGACCTTGCGGATATTGCCGAACGCGGTGCCGACGTTGCCCGTGACCTTGGTCTGGATCCTCGGGTTGCCTTTGTATCGTTCTCGACCTTCGGATATCCCGTATCGGAACGCGCAACCAAGATGAATGTCGCACCCAAAATCCTTGATAAGCGTGGTGTAGATTTCGAGTACGAAGGCGAGATGACGGTAGATGTTGCGCTAAATCCGCGTTCAGCAGAGCATTATCCGTTCAGCCGCCTCACGGGACCAGCGAATGTCCTTGTCGTTCCTGCTCGCCACTCGGCTTCGATCTCGGTCAAGTTGATGCAGGAAATGGGGGGCGCGACCGTGATCGGACCGATTCTCGCAGGTGTCGATAAACCCATCCAGATTTGCTCGACTGTCTCGACGGTTAATGACATCCTGAACATGGCTGCAATCGCAGCCTGCAAGGTGCGTTAA